A DNA window from Paenibacillus segetis contains the following coding sequences:
- a CDS encoding thiamine-binding protein — MANTLLSIQVIPKTPNNEDSIPYVDKAIEVIQKSGVKHQVNPLDTTMEGELTELLEVVRQMHEALVEAGSPSCISQIKIAHNPKGMSMDKLTEKYRP, encoded by the coding sequence ATGGCAAATACACTATTAAGCATTCAAGTAATTCCTAAGACTCCGAATAATGAGGATTCCATCCCCTACGTAGATAAAGCAATTGAAGTCATTCAGAAATCCGGCGTTAAACATCAAGTGAATCCATTGGATACGACGATGGAAGGGGAGCTTACAGAGCTGCTTGAAGTCGTGCGTCAGATGCATGAAGCCTTGGTTGAAGCAGGAAGCCCAAGCTGCATTTCGCAGATCAAAATTGCCCATAACCCTAAAGGAATGAGTATGGATAAATTGACGGAGAAATATCGGCCGTGA
- a CDS encoding ABC transporter permease has translation MRSTWKQIWPPLVAVIFLLIGWQLAVSVFHIEKWILPSPLDIARESSNNASGIWDHTMATLRLTLIGFPIGTAVGLVVALLLHLLLGVKRAFYPLLILSQNVPSIALGPLLVIWFGFGLLPKIVLITLVCFFPVAVAAMGGLAQSDGVMMNYMKMAGASKMQIFTKLELPHSLPSLFSGVKISATYAVMGAVVAEWIGADKGIGYYMLLQKSAYRTDRMFVAIVIIVLLSLVLFALIALLEKWLVRWKPRRNS, from the coding sequence GTGAGATCGACCTGGAAGCAAATATGGCCGCCCCTTGTGGCGGTCATCTTCTTATTGATCGGTTGGCAGCTAGCCGTTTCCGTATTTCATATTGAAAAGTGGATTTTGCCAAGTCCGCTAGATATCGCTCGTGAGTCATCGAACAATGCCTCCGGAATATGGGACCATACCATGGCAACGCTGCGCTTGACACTGATAGGTTTTCCTATTGGTACAGCTGTTGGTCTAGTTGTCGCTCTATTGCTGCATCTGCTTCTTGGGGTCAAACGTGCTTTTTATCCACTGCTCATTCTGAGTCAGAATGTTCCTTCTATCGCACTGGGGCCGTTGCTGGTGATTTGGTTTGGATTCGGATTACTTCCTAAGATTGTATTGATCACACTCGTCTGCTTCTTCCCCGTAGCGGTTGCTGCGATGGGTGGGTTAGCACAAAGTGACGGTGTGATGATGAATTATATGAAAATGGCTGGGGCGAGCAAGATGCAGATATTCACCAAGCTAGAACTGCCTCATTCCTTGCCATCCTTATTCTCTGGTGTGAAAATATCCGCAACCTATGCGGTAATGGGCGCCGTGGTTGCCGAGTGGATTGGTGCGGACAAAGGGATTGGCTATTATATGCTTCTACAGAAATCCGCCTATCGTACAGATCGGATGTTCGTCGCGATCGTCATCATCGTGCTGCTTAGTCTGGTCCTCTTTGCGCTCATCGCATTGCTGGAGAAATGGCTTGTACGCTGGAAACCGCGTCGTAATTCATAG
- a CDS encoding ABC transporter substrate-binding protein codes for MRIKRVLMLGIICMLVIAVAGCGSSNGNNKGSNGITAPETAAGNDASKELTKVKIALDWTPNTNHTGLYVAKELGYFAEEGLDVDIVQPGAAGSDTMVTSGEAAFGISAQEGLTLARLQGVPLVSIAAIIQHNTSGFAAPKDKGIKTPKDFEGKTYGGWGSPAEEASMKAIMDPEGGDVKKVKLVNIGDADYFTAVKRDIDFAWIFYAWTGIEAELRGEPVDMLYLKDYAPQLDYYTPVLITSEKQISENPELVKAFLKATSKGYQYAIDHPEEAAAILTKAVPDLDAELVLASQKWLSPKYKDDAARWGEQKAEVWQNYADWMYGLKLLDKPLEAASAFTNDFLPDSQ; via the coding sequence ATGAGGATCAAGAGAGTACTTATGTTAGGTATCATCTGTATGCTTGTTATAGCAGTTGCCGGATGCGGTAGCAGTAACGGAAATAACAAGGGGAGTAATGGCATAACTGCTCCTGAAACAGCGGCGGGAAATGATGCTTCAAAAGAGTTAACCAAGGTTAAGATTGCATTGGATTGGACGCCGAATACGAACCATACGGGACTCTATGTTGCCAAGGAACTTGGATATTTTGCAGAAGAGGGTCTGGATGTTGACATTGTGCAGCCAGGTGCAGCGGGTTCCGATACGATGGTAACATCAGGCGAAGCAGCATTTGGTATCAGTGCTCAGGAGGGATTAACCTTAGCTCGCTTGCAAGGTGTACCGCTTGTATCTATAGCAGCCATCATTCAGCATAATACCTCCGGATTTGCCGCACCGAAAGACAAGGGGATCAAAACTCCTAAGGACTTTGAAGGCAAAACTTACGGTGGCTGGGGCTCCCCAGCTGAAGAAGCATCCATGAAGGCGATCATGGACCCTGAAGGTGGTGATGTGAAGAAGGTTAAACTGGTGAATATCGGGGATGCTGATTATTTCACCGCCGTGAAGCGTGATATTGATTTTGCTTGGATTTTCTACGCATGGACTGGTATCGAGGCAGAACTGCGAGGAGAGCCCGTGGATATGTTGTATCTGAAGGATTACGCACCGCAATTGGACTATTACACTCCTGTTCTGATCACAAGTGAGAAACAGATTTCCGAAAATCCTGAGCTGGTTAAGGCCTTCTTGAAAGCTACGTCGAAAGGCTATCAATATGCCATCGATCATCCAGAGGAAGCGGCGGCTATTCTAACGAAAGCTGTACCTGATCTGGATGCCGAACTTGTACTCGCTAGTCAGAAGTGGCTTAGTCCGAAATACAAGGACGATGCTGCTCGCTGGGGTGAGCAAAAGGCGGAAGTATGGCAGAATTATGCCGACTGGATGTACGGGTTGAAGTTGCTGGATAAACCGCTGGAAGCAGCAAGTGCGTTTACGAATGATTTTTTACCAGATAGCCAGTAA
- a CDS encoding Cof-type HAD-IIB family hydrolase, producing the protein MDYKMIVLDLDDTLLRDDHTISPRTKQALMDAQEVGVKVVLASGRPTYAMTHIAKELELEKYGSFILSFNGAKITNCTTGEQLFSSTLSPETVHELYHISLQEEVGIHTYVGDDIVTPANNKYTDIEAEITGMPIVEEKHFVQAIQEPVVKVLMVEAPERLVILEKKLQQQLEGKLNVIRSKPFFLEFTEVGVDKGTSLHHLIQKLGIQQEEVIAIGDSYNDLAMIEFAGLGVAMGNAPDDIKEIANYVTDTNMEDGVAKVVETFILDKIVRI; encoded by the coding sequence ATCGATTATAAAATGATCGTACTTGATTTGGACGATACGCTATTGCGTGACGACCATACCATTTCACCACGCACCAAGCAAGCATTGATGGACGCACAAGAAGTAGGAGTGAAAGTCGTTCTTGCCTCAGGCCGTCCTACATATGCGATGACGCATATTGCGAAGGAATTGGAGCTTGAGAAATACGGGAGTTTCATCCTATCTTTTAACGGGGCTAAGATTACGAACTGTACAACGGGAGAACAATTATTTAGCAGTACCTTATCACCTGAGACGGTACATGAGTTATACCATATTAGCCTGCAAGAAGAAGTAGGGATCCACACTTACGTAGGGGATGATATCGTAACTCCAGCAAATAATAAATATACGGATATCGAAGCTGAAATTACAGGAATGCCGATTGTAGAAGAGAAACATTTTGTCCAGGCGATCCAAGAACCTGTTGTAAAAGTGTTGATGGTCGAGGCACCCGAAAGACTGGTTATTTTGGAGAAAAAACTACAACAGCAACTTGAAGGCAAGCTAAATGTCATACGTTCAAAGCCATTTTTCTTAGAATTTACTGAAGTTGGTGTAGACAAAGGGACAAGCTTGCACCATCTCATTCAGAAATTAGGCATTCAGCAAGAAGAGGTTATTGCGATTGGGGACAGCTACAACGATCTTGCCATGATTGAATTTGCTGGACTTGGCGTAGCTATGGGCAATGCCCCTGATGATATTAAAGAGATCGCTAACTATGTGACGGATACCAACATGGAAGATGGCGTGGCGAAAGTAGTAGAAACGTTTATTCTCGATAAGATTGTACGTATATAA
- a CDS encoding Type 1 glutamine amidotransferase-like domain-containing protein — MKTHYYLDWFYDKGFSEKLVNVLHEDITDRKSLVMISAKSSDDKDEQINIDDVFERTWFDQANIFFDEYYLIDHRTQKEDAQRLIQNASVVFLCGGNPWRQMDLLTEYELSDWIKKSNAVVMGTSAGGMNMSDEYVDKCTVYKGMALNHFSFEAHFNHDNTALIEERFPLSEKMDIYVAADQDGAVRVKGSKIDIIGNVYLISHSKIQKLVETL; from the coding sequence ATGAAAACCCACTATTACTTAGATTGGTTTTATGATAAGGGCTTTTCTGAGAAGTTAGTCAACGTGTTGCATGAGGATATAACAGACAGAAAATCGCTTGTTATGATTAGCGCTAAATCGTCTGATGATAAAGATGAGCAAATTAATATTGATGATGTTTTTGAAAGGACATGGTTTGATCAAGCTAACATTTTTTTTGATGAATATTATTTAATTGATCACCGTACGCAGAAGGAAGATGCCCAGCGATTAATTCAAAACGCCTCTGTCGTTTTTTTATGTGGCGGAAACCCTTGGCGCCAAATGGACCTTTTGACGGAATATGAATTATCGGATTGGATTAAAAAAAGTAATGCTGTTGTAATGGGAACAAGTGCTGGTGGGATGAACATGTCCGATGAATATGTGGATAAATGCACTGTTTATAAAGGTATGGCTCTTAATCACTTTTCTTTTGAAGCTCATTTTAATCATGATAACACCGCGCTGATAGAGGAACGTTTTCCTTTATCAGAGAAAATGGATATTTATGTGGCGGCAGACCAAGATGGCGCTGTACGTGTAAAGGGGAGCAAAATCGACATTATAGGCAATGTATATTTAATTTCCCACTCAAAGATTCAGAAATTGGTTGAGACGCTCTAA
- the phnE gene encoding phosphonate ABC transporter, permease protein PhnE, whose amino-acid sequence MINSWNDRVQKPKKNRYRWLIYVAIALVYIWAFAGIPYNGIKETAGQISKAIISGIFSPDWGYVYLPDGEDLLRGLLDTLAISILGTVISTVVCVPFAFWAAVNMSNTKWVSGSGKMVLSFIRTFPEIVMALLFIKAVGPGSFAGVLALGLHSVGMLGKLFADEVENMEHGPVEALIATGANRMQILWFAVLPQVLPGFLSYTLYRFEINLRSATILGIIGAGGIGTPLIFALSSRDWDRVGIILLGIIVMITIIDMISGAIRKKLV is encoded by the coding sequence ATGATAAATTCTTGGAATGATAGAGTCCAAAAGCCAAAGAAAAACCGCTATCGCTGGCTCATTTATGTTGCTATTGCATTAGTCTATATTTGGGCATTTGCGGGCATCCCGTACAATGGCATTAAAGAAACAGCCGGACAAATTTCCAAAGCCATTATATCCGGCATATTCTCACCTGACTGGGGATATGTCTATTTACCGGATGGTGAGGATTTATTGCGCGGACTATTGGATACCTTGGCTATTTCTATATTAGGCACCGTGATTTCCACCGTAGTCTGTGTTCCGTTCGCTTTCTGGGCTGCCGTCAATATGAGCAATACGAAGTGGGTCTCCGGTTCAGGTAAAATGGTGCTGAGCTTCATTCGGACGTTCCCGGAAATCGTCATGGCGCTCCTATTTATCAAAGCCGTTGGTCCTGGCTCCTTTGCCGGTGTGCTAGCGCTTGGTCTACACTCCGTCGGTATGCTCGGAAAGCTATTCGCTGACGAGGTAGAGAACATGGAGCATGGCCCTGTTGAAGCTTTGATTGCCACCGGAGCCAATCGCATGCAAATTTTATGGTTTGCCGTTCTTCCTCAAGTCTTGCCTGGCTTTCTATCCTATACCTTATACCGTTTTGAAATTAATCTCCGCTCCGCTACTATCCTCGGTATCATCGGCGCAGGGGGCATCGGTACCCCATTAATCTTTGCGCTAAGTTCACGTGATTGGGATCGTGTCGGCATCATTCTCCTAGGCATCATTGTCATGATTACGATCATTGATATGATCTCAGGAGCCATTCGCAAGAAGCTAGTGTAA
- a CDS encoding phosphate/phosphite/phosphonate ABC transporter substrate-binding protein: MLRKIAKFILPLFLSISFISGCGSNAEVNGTNKQAAANSSTTNAPAATAEPTAPAETGYVPETLTVQFVPSQNADTLEAKAKPLEKLLSDQLGIPVKVSVSTDYNVIVEAMASKKVDVGFLPPTAYVLAKDKGAAEVILQAQRFGVQDDTGAPTDQLVDFYKSMIIVKKDSDIKTVADLKGKRIAYQNVTSSAGFVWPAAKLMDAGLDPLKDVQAITVKGHDQGVLAVLNGDVDAAAIFQDARNIVKGDYPKVFEDTRVLAFTENIPNDTIAVRTDMNSEWVQKIQDAFIAIGKDEAGHAIIKDIYSHEGYVKSQDSIFDIVREYNEKVKTE; the protein is encoded by the coding sequence CTGTTGAGAAAAATCGCCAAATTTATTTTACCTTTATTCTTGTCCATTTCATTTATTAGTGGCTGTGGTTCTAATGCAGAAGTAAACGGCACTAATAAACAAGCTGCGGCTAACAGCAGCACAACAAATGCTCCAGCAGCAACTGCAGAACCAACAGCTCCAGCTGAAACTGGATATGTTCCTGAAACCTTAACCGTACAATTTGTCCCTTCACAAAATGCGGATACGCTAGAAGCCAAAGCTAAACCACTTGAAAAATTATTGTCGGACCAACTCGGCATTCCTGTCAAAGTAAGCGTGTCGACAGACTATAACGTTATTGTTGAAGCTATGGCTTCCAAAAAAGTGGATGTCGGCTTCCTTCCTCCAACAGCTTATGTTCTAGCTAAGGACAAAGGTGCAGCTGAAGTCATCCTTCAAGCTCAACGTTTCGGCGTACAAGATGACACTGGCGCTCCAACAGATCAATTGGTTGATTTCTATAAGTCGATGATTATCGTTAAGAAAGATTCTGATATTAAAACGGTTGCTGATTTGAAAGGCAAACGTATCGCTTACCAAAACGTGACTTCATCAGCTGGTTTTGTATGGCCTGCTGCTAAATTGATGGATGCTGGACTTGATCCACTTAAGGATGTTCAAGCCATTACTGTAAAAGGACATGACCAAGGTGTGCTTGCTGTATTGAATGGCGATGTAGATGCGGCTGCTATTTTCCAAGATGCTCGTAACATCGTAAAGGGTGACTACCCGAAAGTATTTGAAGATACTCGCGTTCTAGCCTTTACAGAGAACATTCCAAATGACACAATCGCTGTTCGCACGGACATGAACTCTGAGTGGGTTCAGAAGATCCAAGATGCCTTTATCGCTATTGGTAAAGATGAAGCGGGTCACGCTATTATCAAAGATATTTATTCCCACGAAGGTTATGTAAAATCGCAAGACAGCATCTTCGATATCGTACGTGAGTACAATGAAAAAGTAAAAACGGAGTAG
- a CDS encoding glutathione peroxidase, with protein MTLYDIEVKTIKGDIQTLESYRGQVLLIVNTATKCGFAPQFKGLQELYDTYKDQGFAVLGFPCGQFANQEPGTNEEVAAACELNFGVNFPLFAKVDVKGKDAHPLFQWLTDKAPGMFGTKSIKWNFTKFLVNQQGQVVKRFAPKDTPAQIASHISDLLTNGS; from the coding sequence ATGACGCTGTACGACATTGAAGTGAAGACCATCAAGGGAGACATTCAAACGCTGGAGTCATACCGCGGGCAGGTGCTGTTAATCGTGAATACGGCAACGAAATGCGGCTTCGCTCCTCAGTTTAAAGGTCTTCAGGAATTGTATGATACGTATAAAGATCAGGGCTTTGCTGTATTGGGTTTCCCCTGCGGACAGTTTGCCAATCAGGAGCCAGGGACAAATGAAGAGGTTGCCGCGGCCTGCGAGTTGAATTTCGGCGTGAACTTCCCGCTTTTTGCTAAGGTAGATGTGAAGGGGAAAGATGCTCACCCGTTATTTCAATGGCTTACAGATAAGGCTCCTGGTATGTTTGGTACGAAATCTATCAAGTGGAATTTCACGAAATTTCTGGTGAATCAACAAGGTCAGGTCGTGAAACGGTTTGCTCCAAAAGATACACCCGCTCAAATCGCTAGTCATATCTCAGATTTGCTTACGAATGGTAGTTAA
- a CDS encoding stalk domain-containing protein encodes MTQQVMIDEKVATAAKRLSHWGWVTMIVLFTVLASSVFMIPDKAIAAEQRETSTSKEFIQVEGGYYYTVALRNDGSVWTWGRNLMGELGLQDTVTFSRTDAPVRLPELEDIKSISVGIGMAHNLAVKSDGTVWQWGTATGYEDYKQHSLRPTPIEGISDVTQVAALSTSGIALRTDGSVWSWERYWKTGEQNKSRKPAAVKGLTGVIQVAGSGNTGYAVKKDGTVWSWNEASSSIYWPQSVATKPIKLAGLSNIRQVSSLGEKLLALDAKGKVWTLNQKGKAVALNKELTVKEVVSGDRYWLLLSKSGEVFSYGNTVTGKQGKVNHLPKIKTIGAGIYHNVAISEDGTVWSWGHSKFNEVGKPPVSADGMIYRPVQARADIDVRINGNLLNSVFPAVITETSVQLPIKDVANMLGAKFTALRNEDSMRYSLEYEGRSVTFKSFENQISIGTQNLELPDRISSISGSISVPYQLLEQGFGLDITWDPKLRELDITTNTNP; translated from the coding sequence GTGACACAGCAAGTAATGATAGATGAAAAAGTTGCAACAGCAGCTAAGAGGCTGTCCCATTGGGGATGGGTAACGATGATAGTCCTATTCACCGTATTGGCATCATCAGTATTTATGATTCCTGATAAGGCAATAGCCGCTGAGCAGCGTGAGACTTCGACCTCCAAGGAATTCATCCAAGTAGAGGGTGGTTATTATTATACGGTTGCATTGAGAAACGATGGTTCCGTATGGACATGGGGTCGCAATTTGATGGGCGAGCTGGGTTTGCAAGATACGGTAACCTTCAGTAGAACGGATGCACCGGTGCGCTTGCCGGAACTTGAAGACATTAAGAGTATCTCCGTTGGCATAGGAATGGCGCATAATTTGGCAGTTAAATCGGATGGAACCGTCTGGCAATGGGGTACAGCTACGGGATATGAAGATTACAAGCAACATTCACTAAGACCCACTCCAATCGAGGGGATTTCGGATGTGACTCAAGTTGCTGCTTTATCGACTTCTGGTATTGCACTTCGTACAGATGGCAGTGTCTGGTCTTGGGAAAGATATTGGAAGACAGGAGAACAGAACAAGTCTCGTAAACCAGCGGCTGTAAAGGGATTGACCGGGGTCATCCAAGTAGCTGGGAGCGGTAATACGGGCTATGCCGTGAAAAAGGACGGAACGGTGTGGAGTTGGAATGAAGCTTCTTCTTCCATTTATTGGCCGCAGTCGGTAGCGACAAAACCTATAAAGTTAGCGGGCTTATCCAACATTCGTCAGGTATCCTCTCTTGGGGAAAAATTACTTGCCCTTGATGCAAAGGGGAAGGTATGGACACTAAATCAAAAAGGCAAGGCAGTCGCCTTGAATAAAGAATTGACGGTCAAAGAAGTGGTGTCTGGAGACCGTTATTGGCTTCTGTTATCAAAAAGTGGTGAAGTGTTCAGCTATGGTAATACCGTGACCGGGAAGCAAGGTAAAGTGAATCACTTACCCAAGATCAAAACAATTGGGGCGGGCATTTATCACAATGTGGCTATATCAGAAGATGGAACAGTCTGGAGCTGGGGACATAGTAAATTCAACGAAGTAGGTAAACCGCCAGTATCTGCTGATGGCATGATATATCGTCCGGTTCAGGCGCGGGCTGACATTGATGTCAGGATCAATGGAAATCTGCTGAATTCTGTATTTCCCGCAGTGATCACAGAAACAAGCGTTCAACTCCCTATTAAAGATGTAGCTAACATGCTGGGAGCAAAGTTTACCGCGCTACGAAATGAAGACTCCATGAGATATTCACTTGAATATGAAGGGCGTTCCGTTACATTCAAGAGTTTTGAAAATCAAATATCGATTGGAACGCAGAATTTGGAATTGCCGGATCGGATATCAAGTATTTCAGGCTCAATTAGTGTACCCTACCAGCTTCTGGAGCAGGGATTCGGGTTAGATATAACGTGGGATCCGAAGCTTCGTGAACTAGACATTACAACCAACACGAATCCATAA
- a CDS encoding phage holin: MASQVILLVQLIGHLTGAFDLIDLMKQNILAIVDVVLGLLSTLGIITNPTKPKSGGYNL, from the coding sequence ATAGCATCGCAAGTTATTTTATTGGTTCAATTGATTGGACATTTAACAGGAGCCTTTGATTTAATCGATCTGATGAAGCAGAACATTCTAGCGATTGTGGATGTGGTGCTTGGTCTACTGTCAACACTCGGAATTATCACAAATCCAACAAAGCCAAAGAGTGGCGGGTACAATTTATAA
- a CDS encoding MerR family transcriptional regulator: MRVKEVADLVGISVRTLHHYDEIGLLIPEETTEAGYRKYSQDNLTMLQQILFFKELGFPLRKIGEIINDPSFDRQEALMLHRKMLLERRRRLDGIIATIDKTIQHSKGEIEMTDKEKFAGFDFSSNPYEQEARERWGNAAVEQANDKVGKMSKSGQEALSEGMNDIYRKLANLRGTSPQSAEAQAAIGEWYDFLNRLGSYSSEAFKGLGQMYVDDERFTKNIDQFGEGLAQFMCEAMSVFAENNSKE; encoded by the coding sequence ATGAGAGTGAAGGAAGTTGCTGATTTGGTTGGGATCAGTGTGCGCACACTGCATCATTATGACGAGATCGGATTGTTGATCCCGGAGGAGACTACGGAAGCCGGCTACCGGAAGTATTCCCAGGACAATCTTACGATGCTGCAGCAAATTTTATTCTTCAAGGAACTCGGCTTCCCTTTGAGAAAGATCGGTGAAATCATTAACGATCCATCCTTTGACAGACAGGAAGCGCTAATGCTGCATCGAAAAATGCTGCTGGAACGTCGTCGTCGATTAGATGGGATTATTGCTACGATTGACAAAACGATTCAACATTCGAAAGGAGAAATTGAAATGACAGATAAAGAGAAATTTGCTGGTTTTGACTTTAGTTCAAATCCTTATGAACAAGAAGCACGTGAACGTTGGGGAAATGCAGCCGTTGAACAAGCCAATGATAAGGTAGGTAAAATGTCTAAATCGGGGCAAGAAGCATTATCCGAAGGTATGAATGATATCTATAGGAAGCTTGCGAATCTCCGAGGTACTTCACCTCAATCTGCTGAGGCCCAAGCAGCCATTGGAGAATGGTATGACTTCCTGAATCGATTAGGTAGCTACTCCTCGGAGGCTTTCAAAGGACTAGGACAAATGTATGTCGATGATGAACGATTCACGAAGAATATTGATCAATTCGGCGAAGGATTGGCACAGTTTATGTGTGAGGCGATGAGTGTATTCGCTGAGAACAATAGCAAGGAATAG
- the phnC gene encoding phosphonate ABC transporter ATP-binding protein: MIEINNVSKTYPNGTKGLNGINLSIAKGEFVVIVGLSGAGKSTLLRSINRLHDITEGDIVISDSSITKATGKQLRTIRRDIGMIFQSFNLVKRTTVLRNVLAGRVGYHSTLRTIVGQFPKGDIELAFQALDRVNIVEKAYSRADQLSGGQQQRVAIARVLAQEAKIILADEPVASLDPLTTKQVMDDLKRINQDLGITTIVNLHFIDLARQYATRIIGLRAGEVVFDGPVSEATDEVFAEIYGRPIQRDELLGEAAV; the protein is encoded by the coding sequence GTGATAGAGATAAACAATGTATCCAAAACATACCCTAACGGAACCAAAGGTCTTAATGGAATTAATTTATCCATTGCCAAGGGAGAATTCGTTGTCATTGTCGGGCTATCTGGCGCGGGTAAATCTACCTTACTGCGATCGATCAATCGCCTTCATGATATTACCGAAGGAGATATTGTGATTTCCGACAGTTCGATCACAAAGGCTACAGGGAAGCAGCTTAGAACGATTCGCCGAGATATCGGTATGATCTTCCAGAGCTTCAACCTCGTGAAACGAACGACGGTGCTTCGCAACGTGTTAGCAGGCCGAGTGGGATATCACTCAACGCTACGCACCATAGTAGGGCAATTCCCCAAAGGTGATATCGAACTGGCTTTTCAAGCGCTGGATCGGGTCAATATCGTAGAAAAAGCTTACTCGCGGGCGGACCAGCTCTCGGGTGGCCAACAACAACGTGTGGCGATTGCCCGTGTATTAGCTCAGGAGGCGAAGATCATTCTGGCTGACGAACCCGTCGCTTCTTTGGACCCCCTAACAACCAAACAAGTCATGGATGATTTGAAACGAATCAATCAAGACCTTGGCATCACGACGATTGTAAATTTACATTTTATTGATTTGGCTAGGCAATATGCCACCCGAATTATTGGCTTGCGGGCCGGAGAAGTCGTATTTGATGGTCCCGTCTCGGAGGCAACAGATGAGGTGTTTGCTGAAATTTACGGACGCCCGATCCAGCGGGACGAATTGCTGGGGGAAGCCGCCGTATGA
- the phnE gene encoding phosphonate ABC transporter, permease protein PhnE, whose translation MNTKLELKRPKAPSRFKHYLTAVIVLLLLWGSAVQTESSFNELIQGLPNMLDLLKEMFPPKWSYFDNIVDAMLETIRMALVGTTLGAIIAIPVALLCASNLSKRVIIYYPARIILNLIRTIPDLLLAAIFVAIFGLGALPGILALTVFSVGLIAKLTYEALETIDRGPLEAMTSVGANYVQVILYGVIPQIQAHFASYVLYTFEINVRAAAILGLVGAGGIGHYYEVTLGFLEYDKTCTIIIFTLVIVLIIDYISSKLREKLL comes from the coding sequence ATGAATACCAAGCTAGAACTAAAGCGCCCAAAAGCGCCTAGTCGATTCAAACATTATTTAACTGCGGTTATTGTGCTGCTCTTGCTCTGGGGTAGCGCTGTGCAGACTGAATCCTCGTTCAATGAGCTGATTCAGGGACTTCCGAATATGCTGGATCTTCTAAAAGAAATGTTCCCACCTAAGTGGAGCTACTTCGACAATATTGTCGATGCCATGCTGGAGACGATTCGGATGGCTCTAGTAGGTACAACACTTGGTGCCATTATCGCTATCCCCGTAGCCTTATTATGTGCCAGCAATTTATCCAAGCGAGTGATTATCTATTATCCCGCTCGAATCATCCTCAATTTGATTCGGACAATCCCGGATTTACTCTTGGCGGCTATCTTTGTCGCTATATTTGGACTGGGTGCCTTACCTGGAATATTAGCACTTACCGTATTCTCGGTAGGACTGATCGCCAAACTAACCTACGAAGCGCTAGAGACCATCGACCGAGGCCCACTCGAAGCGATGACCTCCGTTGGTGCTAATTATGTGCAGGTGATTCTGTATGGAGTCATTCCGCAAATTCAGGCCCATTTCGCCTCCTATGTGCTCTATACTTTTGAGATCAATGTACGTGCGGCCGCTATTCTCGGTCTAGTTGGCGCTGGTGGTATTGGTCATTATTATGAAGTAACGTTGGGATTCCTGGAGTACGACAAAACGTGCACGATCATTATTTTCACATTAGTCATTGTGTTAATTATTGATTACATCAGCTCTAAATTACGGGAGAAATTACTATGA